The following proteins come from a genomic window of Syntrophobacterales bacterium:
- a CDS encoding SDR family oxidoreductase encodes MRAYSGKGVMDKKTVLITGAASGIGRQTALLFAKNNWHVGACDVNGAGLTRLAAEMGTAGGFFQQMDVTEPVSVQQTMDAFAEKTGGRLDVLVNNAGILKFGFFENVALAAHHKIVDVNVKGCLNCASFALPYLKRTPDSRIINMSSSASLYGVPDLSVYSATKHALSALTEAWNIELEKYGIFVCDIRPPYVNTPLLAESQEVYSIKRLGVRLGPEEVAAAVWRAAHRKKLHWNISAAWGLNALLRLLPFSARTIVKALTMPSDREVRDGKNK; translated from the coding sequence GTGCGTGCATATTCTGGAAAAGGGGTGATGGACAAAAAAACGGTTTTGATTACCGGCGCGGCCTCCGGAATAGGCAGACAAACCGCGTTGCTGTTTGCAAAAAACAACTGGCATGTCGGCGCATGCGACGTAAACGGCGCCGGCCTGACACGGCTTGCCGCTGAAATGGGAACAGCGGGTGGATTTTTTCAGCAGATGGATGTGACCGAGCCGGTGAGCGTTCAACAGACAATGGACGCCTTTGCGGAAAAAACCGGCGGCAGGCTCGATGTGCTTGTCAACAACGCCGGCATCCTGAAATTCGGTTTCTTTGAAAATGTTGCCCTTGCCGCCCATCACAAAATAGTGGACGTCAACGTGAAGGGATGTCTGAACTGCGCCAGCTTTGCCCTGCCGTATCTGAAGAGAACTCCTGATTCCCGGATAATCAACATGTCGTCTTCGGCATCTCTCTATGGAGTTCCGGATCTCTCCGTCTATTCAGCCACCAAACATGCCCTGTCCGCCCTGACGGAGGCGTGGAACATAGAACTGGAAAAATACGGGATTTTCGTCTGCGACATTCGGCCTCCCTACGTCAATACTCCCCTGCTTGCCGAATCGCAGGAGGTTTACAGCATCAAGCGGCTGGGGGTGCGGCTGGGGCCTGAAGAGGTGGCCGCCGCCGTCTGGAGGGCTGCTCACCGCAAGAAACTGCACTGGAATATCAGCGCCGCCTGGGGGTTGAACGCGCTTTTGCGTCTGCTTCCCTTCAGCGCGAGGACAATCGTGAAAGCGCTGACCATGCCTTCTGACAGGGAGGTACGGGATGGAAAAAATAAATAA
- a CDS encoding thiolase family protein has product MDNVYIIGTGMIRFNKYPERTVRDMAVEAILLALQDAGMDKKALQAAFFSNTFWGMFSNQHSIRGQVVLRGMGIDKIPVANVENACAGATTALHLAYTGIKAGMYDVALAVGSEKITDPDKIKSLTAYATCMDVDNFFEHIRMIENVGSSFKNILVPPADTSAGEGRSIFMDAYAMGARWHMDRFGTTQRQLAVVCAKNHFHASLNPMAQYRNTMTVDEVLADKTIAWPLTRAMCAPVGDGAAAAVVCSERYLRKLVGARPVKIIASVMGQGSNRELDGEDIGERLAKEAYEKAGVGPKDISVAELHDATAYGELHQTEAMGFCPAGAGGPYAESGETKLGGKQPVNTSGGLESRGHPIGASGLAQIFELVVQLRGEAGERQVENARLALSENGGGNIGVEEAAMCVHILEKG; this is encoded by the coding sequence ATGGATAATGTCTATATCATCGGAACGGGGATGATCCGCTTCAACAAATACCCGGAAAGAACCGTGCGCGACATGGCCGTGGAAGCCATCCTCCTTGCCCTGCAAGACGCCGGGATGGACAAAAAGGCGCTGCAGGCCGCTTTCTTTTCGAACACCTTCTGGGGGATGTTCAGCAACCAGCACTCGATCCGGGGGCAGGTGGTTTTGAGGGGGATGGGGATCGACAAAATCCCCGTTGCCAATGTCGAAAACGCCTGCGCCGGGGCAACTACCGCCCTGCATCTGGCATACACAGGCATAAAGGCCGGTATGTACGATGTCGCCCTGGCGGTGGGCTCCGAGAAGATAACCGATCCGGACAAGATAAAGTCGCTTACCGCCTATGCAACCTGCATGGATGTTGATAATTTTTTTGAACATATCAGGATGATCGAAAACGTGGGCAGCAGCTTCAAAAATATCCTGGTTCCCCCGGCCGACACCTCCGCCGGAGAGGGCCGGAGCATTTTCATGGATGCCTATGCGATGGGGGCCCGGTGGCACATGGATCGCTTCGGGACTACGCAGAGACAGCTTGCCGTTGTCTGCGCGAAAAACCACTTTCACGCCTCGCTCAATCCGATGGCGCAGTACAGAAACACGATGACCGTTGATGAGGTGCTGGCCGACAAGACCATCGCCTGGCCATTGACCAGAGCCATGTGCGCGCCCGTGGGAGATGGGGCTGCGGCCGCCGTTGTCTGCTCGGAGAGATATCTCAGGAAACTCGTCGGCGCCCGGCCGGTGAAAATCATCGCCTCGGTCATGGGGCAGGGAAGCAACCGCGAACTCGACGGAGAGGATATCGGTGAGCGCCTCGCCAAAGAGGCGTACGAAAAGGCCGGGGTCGGCCCCAAGGATATATCGGTCGCCGAGTTGCACGATGCGACCGCCTACGGAGAGCTCCACCAGACGGAGGCGATGGGTTTTTGTCCCGCAGGCGCAGGCGGGCCTTACGCGGAGTCAGGGGAAACAAAGCTCGGCGGCAAACAGCCGGTCAATACCAGCGGCGGCCTTGAATCGCGGGGACATCCGATCGGCGCTTCGGGGCTTGCCCAGATATTCGAGCTTGTTGTCCAACTGCGGGGCGAGGCGGGGGAAAGGCAGGTCGAAAACGCCCGGCTTGCCCTCTCCGAAAATGGCGGCGGCAACATCGGGGTCGAGGAGGCGGCGATGTGCGTGCATATTCTGGAAAAGGGGTGA